A region of Panthera uncia isolate 11264 chromosome D4, Puncia_PCG_1.0, whole genome shotgun sequence DNA encodes the following proteins:
- the LOC125926404 gene encoding olfactory receptor 13C3-like: MCLMMYLVILLGNSTLIILILLDSRLHTPMYFFLGNLSLLDICYTSSFTPSVLIHFLSQKKTISFLRCVVQMSVSYTMACTECVLLAVMAYDRYVAICNPLRYPIIMSKALCIQMAALSWGMGFLNSLIKTILAIRLPFCGKNVINHFVCEIMAFVKLACADISLNEIAIMLGNVIFLYIPLLLICISYIFILSTVLKMNSAGGRKKAFSTCSAHLTVVTMFYGTILFIYMKPKSKDSAIDKLIALFYGVVTPMLNPIIYSLRNTEVLGALRKLMSRHWFWRKG, translated from the coding sequence ATGTGCTTGATGATGTACCTGGTGATACTGCTGGGGAACAGCACCTTGATCATACTAATTCTCCTGGATTCCCGCCTCCATacgcccatgtacttcttccttgGTAATCTTTCCCTCCTAGACATTTGTTACACGTCCTCCTTTACCCCCTCAGTGTTGATTCACTTCCTATCACAGAAAAAAACCATCTCCTTCCTTAGATGTGTTGTTCAGATGTCTGTCTCCTACACTATGGCATGCACAGAATGCGTGCTCTTAGCGGTGATGGCATATGACCGTTACGTGGCCATCTGTAACCCTCTGAGATACCCCATCATCATGAGCAAGGCACTTTGTATTCAGATGGCAGCCCTCTCCTGGGGAATGGGCTTTCTCAATTCACTGATAAAAACTATACTTGCAATACGGTTGCCCTTTTGTGGAAAAAATGTCATTAACCACTTTGTTTGTGAAATAATGGCTTTTGTCAAGCTGGCTTGTGCAGATATTTCCTTGAATGAGATTGCTATAATGTTGGGCaatgtaatatttttgtatattccaTTATTGTTAATTTGCATCTCCTACATTTTCATCCTATCTACTGTACTAAAAATGAATtcagcaggaggaagaaaaaaagctttttctaCCTGTTCAGCCCACTTAACAGTAGTGACCATGTTTTATGGGACAATCCTCTTCATATATATGAAGCCAAAGTCCAAAGACTCTGCTATTGACAAATTGATTGCTCTGTTCTATGGAGTAGTCACTCCCATGCTCAATCCTATCATCTATAGCCTGAGGAACACAGAGGTGCTTGGAGCTTTGAGAAAATTGATGAGTAGACACTGGTTCTggagaaaaggatga